In Salinigranum marinum, one DNA window encodes the following:
- a CDS encoding DEAD/DEAH box helicase — translation MSTVLNPFEALEQVQSSYQSYVETFQNVDDSIIESWIEDRVRTGKVLWKEPFVQLNQRFEHGDTLEQFVADGELHEGVLDIFTGREGKPIEPYKHQTEAIHSIQAGNNTIVSTGTGSGKSFAFGIPIVSHCLEAQERGEDGVKAVIVYPMNALANSQYEDFAERLDGTGLRLGLYTGDTPHNPDSEAEFLRQFGREEAYDSEVVSREEMQNDPPDILMTNYVMLDLILTRHDDKKLFPEMHEGALQYLVLDEIHTYTGQQGADVAALIRRLKQNTGSIGDLTCIGTSATVQSEEGIDANEEIADFTGRMFGAPVDSENVVRESHYPLGLTADEELPPTVKVTASDIEGFSGTLDSALDLTEKLLDRSLIPAETEDEESLGSVLAGHPAIEFLDTELSNQSQQIFAGDEAGEVEDLVARYQKEHRPDESREAIERELQAALLVGTVGTTAVQGEQQPIFVPKLHSFFSQGSGLVACISEDAFDSETPHLSDAGDVECRVCAEEEDRRRDAYPLSFCRGCGQEFYTVTIDEDGHVSQGTLSNFVDTEEDERAVYLMQGDWDSDGTSLPDEWLTEEGLLKDTYREAEPSKATYFPDNNRLTQGRPEEGQFEDGMFAGQGVDVTIVESPFLFCPNCGVHYTRRVKNEFNKLFTFGTVGRSTATDVLVGNTMRNLPEDQQKTIAFSDNRQDTALQAAHLNNLYQRVRFRRALYTALREHRGSIGLTSLGDRIFDVLEDYDSLPPAIDTGMFGPSADQRERYSNYLLFNAILELGRGQQRTQQSLEDVGLLDIEYENLDRLAQHDEVWEGISKLETADPAVREEYVHGVLDIFRRSNAVDHESTLTYTNFRREVISKLDDEVHFHGQEYFNFPVGYSDTANTDGPNRVRRLTHPRSRHVKWTTRALNVDTDTAAEIITAVVDVISDKEILKLLNQHSLQYTGKVYMLNHSAVRVTEADSSDVRVCPKCGTPTTRSELNVCLNYSCGSMTPEETELEHSYFYDLYTETFDEAVDILAGEHSGQVEGEQRKELESKFREGEDINTIVCTPTMELGIDIGDLSNVYMRNVPPNPSNYAQRSGRAGRQNQPSLVTTFCGRGFGRGSHDQYFYRHPERIISGKINPPTFLLNNQDLIVSHINALILETVNLKLFGAPEQILSIEPEDNNYEVKPDYRADLQREVDTNRSEIIQAVKDAFARERENTEVGEWLTDDFIEDRVNEFVENFDSAFDPWRREYTRLWRERRRLNNLLGTESGSYQDKRERDAIEERLNDMRAGDKSFYTYQYLRSQGFLPNYGFPRHSTTLTFTSREDDIQRDQTRAIKEFAPGNHVYYDGERFAVRYARPRTENAEPVTKHMRICSECEAILMGDEAREAAACVACGSSFDGTHSNPDAMEFPDQHARPEEYITSDEEERRRQGYNIDSYYEQTDRVEEYSLTGSDGLEARVTYEANANIVIVNSGLRDSDDDGLNGFALCMECNRWLTSEDQIEKHVGDEGNCYANATSEVIRRDIELYTEGGHDTITLTSPLPAGIDHDRTEEFYTTLKESVYQGILRAFDLDEEELETFVKPATDHGLLTIVIYETSEGGAGALHSLMEEARMRQAFREAQTVLHGDPDDEGCERACYECLLSFYNQMEHELLDRTLVGSWLESMTVADLEAVATEPAVEKDFDALLAACDSGFEREVLQEIRDGGFELPDAAQHTIYDGDEPVAKPDFFYERSGSSIAVFVDGPDHQKDYVKEDDDKKRNRLRQMGFRVIAVTSTEDVAKNWDSI, via the coding sequence ATGTCCACAGTTCTCAATCCTTTTGAGGCTCTTGAACAGGTCCAATCCTCATATCAGTCGTATGTTGAGACGTTCCAGAACGTAGATGACAGCATTATCGAGTCCTGGATCGAAGACCGCGTTCGAACGGGCAAAGTGCTTTGGAAGGAGCCATTTGTCCAACTGAACCAGCGATTCGAACACGGCGATACACTCGAACAGTTCGTTGCCGATGGTGAACTCCACGAGGGAGTTTTAGACATCTTCACTGGGCGAGAAGGGAAACCCATCGAACCCTACAAGCACCAGACTGAGGCGATCCACTCCATTCAGGCAGGGAACAACACCATCGTCTCCACGGGCACGGGGTCGGGGAAGAGCTTCGCATTCGGTATCCCGATCGTAAGCCACTGCCTCGAAGCCCAGGAACGCGGCGAGGACGGAGTCAAGGCAGTCATCGTCTACCCGATGAATGCACTTGCCAACTCCCAATACGAGGACTTCGCCGAACGTCTCGACGGCACTGGTCTCCGTCTCGGACTCTACACGGGCGATACCCCGCACAATCCTGACAGCGAGGCCGAGTTCCTCCGGCAGTTCGGCCGCGAGGAGGCGTACGACTCCGAGGTCGTCTCTCGGGAAGAGATGCAGAACGATCCCCCGGACATCCTGATGACGAACTACGTCATGCTCGACCTCATCCTTACCAGGCATGACGACAAGAAGCTCTTCCCGGAGATGCACGAAGGAGCTTTGCAGTATCTCGTCCTCGACGAGATCCACACCTACACCGGGCAGCAGGGAGCTGACGTCGCCGCACTCATCCGCCGACTGAAACAGAACACGGGGAGCATCGGCGACCTCACCTGTATTGGAACCTCTGCGACCGTTCAGAGCGAAGAAGGCATCGACGCAAACGAGGAGATCGCCGACTTCACCGGCCGGATGTTCGGTGCCCCCGTCGACTCAGAAAACGTCGTCCGCGAGTCACACTATCCGCTCGGGCTCACGGCTGATGAGGAGCTCCCACCCACAGTGAAAGTCACCGCATCGGATATTGAGGGGTTCAGCGGGACTCTCGACTCCGCGCTTGATCTCACGGAGAAGCTACTGGATCGCTCGCTGATACCCGCTGAGACTGAAGACGAGGAATCCCTCGGGAGTGTGCTGGCAGGCCATCCCGCTATCGAATTCCTCGACACAGAACTCAGCAACCAGAGCCAACAGATATTCGCCGGCGATGAAGCCGGGGAGGTGGAGGACCTCGTCGCTCGCTATCAGAAGGAGCACCGCCCGGATGAGTCTCGCGAGGCGATCGAACGGGAGCTCCAGGCGGCGTTGCTCGTCGGAACGGTCGGCACAACCGCGGTTCAGGGAGAGCAGCAACCGATTTTCGTTCCCAAGCTTCACTCGTTCTTCAGTCAAGGGAGTGGTCTCGTCGCGTGTATCTCAGAGGACGCATTCGACTCGGAAACACCCCACCTCAGTGACGCTGGGGACGTGGAGTGTCGGGTGTGTGCGGAAGAAGAAGATCGTCGGCGTGACGCATATCCGCTATCGTTCTGTCGTGGCTGCGGACAGGAGTTTTACACTGTAACCATTGACGAAGACGGCCACGTATCGCAGGGAACTCTGAGCAACTTCGTCGACACGGAGGAGGACGAGCGAGCGGTATACCTGATGCAAGGCGATTGGGACTCAGACGGGACCTCTCTCCCGGACGAGTGGTTGACCGAAGAGGGACTGCTCAAAGACACGTATAGAGAGGCTGAGCCCAGTAAAGCGACATATTTCCCGGATAATAACCGACTTACGCAGGGTCGCCCGGAAGAAGGGCAGTTCGAGGATGGCATGTTCGCGGGCCAGGGTGTCGACGTCACTATCGTCGAGTCACCGTTCCTGTTCTGTCCGAACTGCGGCGTCCACTACACTCGCCGTGTGAAGAACGAATTCAACAAGCTGTTCACCTTCGGCACGGTCGGCCGTTCGACGGCGACTGACGTGCTTGTCGGGAATACGATGCGGAACCTTCCGGAGGACCAACAGAAGACGATCGCGTTCTCCGACAATCGCCAGGATACTGCCCTCCAGGCAGCACACCTCAACAATCTGTACCAGCGTGTTCGGTTTCGCCGAGCGCTCTACACAGCACTCCGTGAGCATCGGGGATCCATCGGACTGACCAGTCTGGGTGATCGAATCTTCGACGTGCTGGAGGACTACGACTCATTACCACCGGCCATTGACACTGGAATGTTCGGTCCATCTGCCGACCAGCGCGAGCGATACAGCAACTACCTGCTATTCAACGCGATACTCGAACTCGGCCGCGGCCAGCAGCGGACGCAGCAGAGTCTCGAAGACGTCGGTCTACTGGACATCGAATACGAAAACCTCGACCGCCTCGCCCAACATGACGAGGTCTGGGAGGGCATCTCGAAACTCGAGACAGCCGACCCAGCCGTGCGGGAAGAGTATGTCCACGGGGTGCTGGATATCTTTCGACGGAGCAACGCCGTCGACCACGAGAGTACGCTGACCTATACCAATTTCCGGCGGGAGGTTATCAGTAAACTCGACGACGAGGTTCACTTCCACGGACAGGAGTATTTCAACTTCCCAGTAGGGTACAGCGACACCGCAAACACGGACGGTCCGAACCGTGTTCGCCGACTCACGCATCCGCGTTCACGACACGTCAAGTGGACGACGCGGGCTCTCAACGTTGACACCGACACTGCCGCTGAGATCATCACCGCTGTCGTAGACGTCATCAGTGACAAGGAGATCCTTAAGCTGCTAAATCAGCATTCGCTCCAGTACACCGGAAAGGTGTATATGCTCAATCACAGCGCGGTCAGAGTTACTGAGGCCGACTCCAGCGATGTTCGCGTCTGCCCGAAGTGTGGGACACCGACTACGAGGTCCGAACTCAACGTCTGCCTGAACTACAGCTGCGGGTCGATGACCCCGGAAGAGACCGAGCTTGAGCACTCGTACTTCTACGATCTCTACACCGAGACGTTCGATGAAGCTGTGGACATCCTCGCCGGAGAACACAGCGGGCAAGTCGAGGGAGAGCAACGGAAAGAACTGGAGTCGAAGTTCCGAGAAGGTGAGGATATCAATACCATCGTCTGCACGCCGACGATGGAACTAGGGATCGACATCGGTGACCTATCCAACGTCTACATGCGGAACGTCCCCCCGAACCCGAGCAACTACGCGCAGCGCTCGGGTCGAGCCGGTCGCCAGAATCAGCCTTCGCTCGTCACAACCTTCTGCGGTCGGGGATTCGGCCGTGGCTCACACGACCAGTACTTCTACCGACACCCCGAACGGATTATTTCAGGGAAGATCAATCCGCCGACTTTCCTGCTGAACAACCAGGACCTCATCGTCTCCCATATCAACGCACTCATCTTGGAGACGGTGAATTTGAAGCTCTTCGGGGCACCTGAACAGATTCTCTCTATCGAACCAGAGGACAACAACTACGAGGTCAAACCCGACTATCGGGCAGACCTCCAGCGGGAGGTGGACACCAATCGGAGTGAGATCATCCAGGCCGTGAAGGATGCGTTCGCGCGTGAACGAGAGAATACTGAAGTCGGGGAGTGGCTGACCGACGACTTCATCGAAGACCGCGTGAACGAGTTCGTTGAGAACTTCGACAGTGCGTTCGATCCGTGGCGGCGAGAGTACACGAGATTATGGAGGGAACGCCGTCGGCTCAACAACCTCCTCGGTACTGAGAGTGGTTCGTACCAGGACAAGCGCGAGCGTGACGCCATCGAGGAACGTCTGAACGACATGCGGGCTGGCGACAAGAGCTTCTACACCTACCAGTATCTCCGCTCACAAGGATTCCTGCCGAATTACGGCTTCCCCCGTCACAGCACGACGTTGACGTTCACTTCACGCGAGGATGATATCCAGCGAGACCAGACGCGGGCAATTAAGGAATTCGCACCTGGGAACCACGTGTACTATGACGGTGAACGGTTCGCAGTCCGCTACGCCCGTCCACGGACGGAGAACGCGGAACCGGTCACCAAGCACATGCGCATTTGCTCGGAGTGTGAGGCAATTCTGATGGGTGACGAAGCCAGGGAAGCGGCCGCGTGCGTTGCGTGTGGCTCGTCGTTCGACGGAACACACTCGAATCCGGATGCGATGGAATTCCCCGATCAGCACGCACGGCCGGAGGAGTACATCACGAGCGACGAGGAGGAACGCCGACGGCAGGGGTACAACATCGATAGCTACTACGAGCAGACCGACCGCGTCGAGGAGTACAGCCTCACTGGCAGCGATGGACTGGAAGCACGAGTGACGTACGAGGCGAACGCGAACATCGTCATCGTCAACAGCGGCCTTCGTGACTCTGACGATGACGGACTCAACGGATTCGCCCTCTGCATGGAGTGCAATCGCTGGTTGACGAGTGAGGACCAGATCGAGAAGCACGTCGGTGACGAGGGTAACTGCTACGCGAACGCGACAAGCGAAGTCATCCGACGTGACATCGAGCTCTACACCGAGGGAGGTCACGATACAATCACTCTGACCTCACCGCTACCTGCTGGTATCGATCATGACCGGACCGAGGAATTCTACACGACGCTCAAAGAGTCGGTCTACCAAGGTATCCTCAGGGCCTTCGACCTCGATGAGGAAGAACTGGAAACCTTCGTGAAACCAGCGACCGACCACGGCTTGCTTACTATCGTCATCTACGAGACAAGCGAAGGCGGGGCGGGTGCGTTGCACTCCCTAATGGAAGAGGCCCGGATGCGGCAGGCCTTCCGTGAGGCTCAGACGGTCCTCCATGGAGACCCCGATGACGAGGGATGTGAGCGGGCCTGTTACGAATGCCTTCTCTCGTTCTATAACCAGATGGAACATGAACTTCTGGACCGCACCTTGGTCGGCTCTTGGTTGGAGTCGATGACCGTAGCCGATCTTGAGGCGGTAGCGACGGAGCCTGCAGTAGAGAAAGACTTCGACGCCCTCCTGGCTGCGTGTGACTCGGGGTTCGAGCGCGAGGTACTGCAGGAGATTCGGGACGGAGGGTTCGAACTACCTGACGCGGCTCAGCACACCATATACGACGGCGACGAGCCAGTCGCAAAGCCGGACTTCTTCTATGAGCGCTCTGGCTCGTCGATTGCTGTATTCGTCGACGGCCCAGATCATCAGAAGGATTACGTCAAAGAAGACGACGACAAGAAGCGTAATCGACTACGTCAGATGGGTTTCCGAGTCATAGCGGTCACCTCAACCGAAGACGTGGCGAAAAACTGGGATTCGATCTGA
- a CDS encoding Lrp/AsnC family transcriptional regulator produces MTDPDDLFDQLDAAEAVTSDDRDTIESSVDQPEADALRKDAGSDQVKPEPETTDSSTNRDTGELTTADAQSSQRTNGRCSVGPTFSRTSTHVAECRFCRLRLDDKFDASAHEGTCPSERVAHCRYCKHPITRRADLEAHLNGCEAYQTAQKRAQHREQTSEPVEDESFNDQEVEREAEDEEEEASRLFIDPQPHEFHAYLKWDCSHLDNPLRSYFGLNSLQKEHDFEKHGRLRTDVEIDGDDWAVEFGFKGCGIAPRDDPSFRLDEVREYLVYVYPNAYSSWSDAKKEARKRAYFRISPRWPNIETVEGARSMSNPCDIEGYDIEMEGANWDFEQYPHILQRALASLADRQGFRFNSPTPIYPEDFAPEAAHSSSNIVDAELYVRVTDGKTGRVIAYDGTIHRISLLLSGDREGYAKTIRDDRECPGHYHTATIGSMRARDLIGGHTLAKEIKHYYMRNPDAVEGTELENPKIGVSFQNSIHDETLYWDDLDQLERELDETLLNVLEWSDIPVRPDSQFYVADDYFEVEGSSRWRKLLRDRLPRIEEKQDAQVFGIASQMNETDAELVDTLLTDGGTTSPKDLAQAIGVHIDTVYRALKRLGPVVEHTYGEVQIASKYIAQEVTGYIDSVKDSIHEGLEGALDGLFRAETYGERDDPWTRWLDRYGGSIRQTEGADPDRLDVGFRPADFREARRLLREGAARWAEVTGERIRRFGFEFAPVVKLVDGTMYAPKNFADALGKPG; encoded by the coding sequence GTGACGGACCCGGACGACCTCTTCGACCAACTCGATGCAGCTGAAGCCGTCACAAGCGACGACAGAGACACTATCGAATCCTCGGTCGACCAACCCGAGGCAGACGCTCTCAGGAAGGATGCAGGGTCAGACCAGGTCAAGCCGGAACCTGAGACCACTGATTCGTCGACCAATCGGGACACGGGCGAGCTCACCACCGCCGACGCACAGTCAAGCCAGCGGACGAACGGACGCTGCTCTGTCGGACCGACCTTCTCGCGTACGTCGACTCATGTTGCAGAGTGCCGATTCTGTCGGCTCCGCCTCGACGACAAGTTCGACGCAAGCGCTCACGAAGGGACCTGTCCATCCGAGCGCGTCGCACACTGCCGCTACTGCAAGCATCCCATCACCCGAAGGGCAGACCTCGAAGCTCACCTGAACGGCTGTGAGGCGTACCAGACAGCTCAGAAGCGAGCACAGCATCGAGAGCAGACGAGCGAGCCAGTCGAGGACGAATCCTTCAACGACCAGGAGGTCGAACGTGAAGCTGAAGACGAGGAAGAAGAGGCGTCGAGGCTCTTTATCGATCCACAGCCGCACGAGTTCCACGCGTATCTCAAATGGGACTGTTCGCACCTCGACAACCCGCTTCGGTCCTACTTCGGTCTCAACTCCCTGCAGAAGGAGCACGACTTCGAGAAACACGGTCGTCTCCGTACCGATGTCGAGATCGACGGTGACGACTGGGCTGTTGAATTCGGATTCAAAGGGTGCGGTATCGCGCCTCGCGACGATCCAAGCTTCCGTCTCGACGAGGTCCGCGAGTATCTCGTGTACGTCTACCCGAACGCGTACTCCTCGTGGTCGGACGCGAAGAAAGAGGCGCGTAAGCGGGCGTACTTCCGTATCTCCCCGCGGTGGCCTAACATCGAGACGGTCGAGGGTGCTCGATCCATGTCGAACCCGTGCGATATCGAGGGATACGATATCGAGATGGAGGGGGCGAACTGGGACTTCGAGCAGTACCCCCACATCCTGCAGCGTGCGTTAGCATCGCTGGCTGACAGGCAAGGGTTCCGCTTCAACAGTCCCACCCCGATCTACCCGGAAGATTTCGCACCCGAAGCAGCACATTCGTCCTCGAATATCGTCGACGCAGAGCTGTACGTTCGAGTCACAGATGGAAAGACGGGCAGGGTCATCGCCTACGATGGGACGATTCACCGGATCTCGCTGCTGCTGTCCGGTGACCGCGAGGGGTATGCCAAGACGATCCGAGACGACAGAGAGTGCCCTGGACACTACCACACGGCGACGATCGGATCGATGCGAGCACGTGATCTCATCGGCGGTCACACCCTTGCGAAAGAGATCAAGCACTACTACATGCGGAATCCCGATGCGGTGGAGGGAACGGAGCTTGAGAATCCAAAGATTGGCGTCTCGTTCCAGAATTCGATCCACGACGAGACGTTGTACTGGGACGATCTCGACCAACTCGAGCGCGAGCTGGACGAGACGCTGCTGAACGTTCTCGAGTGGTCGGACATCCCGGTCCGACCAGACTCGCAGTTCTACGTGGCTGACGACTACTTCGAAGTCGAAGGCTCCAGCCGATGGCGGAAGCTCCTCCGTGACCGGCTACCCAGGATCGAAGAGAAGCAGGACGCTCAGGTGTTCGGTATCGCGAGCCAGATGAACGAGACGGACGCGGAACTCGTCGACACACTCCTGACAGACGGAGGAACGACATCGCCGAAAGACCTTGCGCAGGCTATCGGTGTTCACATCGATACGGTCTACCGAGCGCTAAAACGGCTCGGGCCGGTCGTTGAGCACACCTACGGCGAAGTGCAGATCGCCTCGAAGTACATTGCCCAGGAGGTGACCGGGTATATCGACTCGGTCAAAGACAGCATCCACGAGGGGCTTGAGGGAGCCTTGGATGGGCTGTTCCGTGCCGAGACGTACGGTGAGCGAGATGATCCGTGGACGCGGTGGCTCGACCGGTACGGTGGCAGCATTCGGCAAACCGAGGGAGCAGATCCGGACCGGTTAGACGTCGGATTCAGGCCGGCAGACTTCCGCGAGGCGCGCAGACTGCTTCGAGAAGGCGCTGCACGCTGGGCCGAAGTAACGGGAGAGAGGATCCGTCGCTTCGGGTTCGAATTCGCGCCTGTCGTGAAGCTCGTTGACGGCACGATGTACGCACCGAAGAACTTCGCTGACGCGCTCGGAAAGCCCGGATAG
- the rpsJ gene encoding 30S ribosomal protein S10, which produces MQQARVRLAGTSPEDLDNICGDVREIANKTGVNLSGPIPLPTKTLEVPTRKSPDGEGTATWEHWEMRVHKRLIDIDADERALRQLMRIQVPNDVSIEIVLED; this is translated from the coding sequence ATGCAGCAGGCACGCGTCCGACTCGCCGGTACGAGTCCCGAGGACCTCGACAACATCTGCGGCGACGTCCGCGAGATCGCCAACAAGACCGGGGTCAACCTCAGCGGGCCGATCCCGCTGCCGACGAAGACACTGGAGGTTCCCACTCGGAAGTCCCCCGACGGCGAGGGGACGGCGACCTGGGAGCACTGGGAGATGCGCGTCCACAAGCGTCTGATCGATATCGACGCCGACGAACGCGCGCTGCGTCAGCTGATGCGCATCCAGGTCCCCAACGACGTCTCGATCGAGATCGTCCTCGAGGACTGA
- the tuf gene encoding translation elongation factor EF-1 subunit alpha, giving the protein MSDKPHQNLAIIGHVDHGKSTLVGRLLFETGSVPEHVIEQYREEAEEKGKGGFEFAYVMDNLAEERERGVTIDIAHQEFDTDEYYFTIVDCPGHRDFVKNMITGASQADNAVLVVAADDGVAPQTREHVFLARTLGINELIIGVNKMDVVDYSEDTYNDVKEEVQKLLKQVRFKSDDATFVPISAFEGDNVAEKSGTMDWYDGPTLLEALNDLPAPEPPTDAPLRLPIQDVYTISGIGTVPVGRIETGIMQPGDNVSFQPSDVGGEVKTVEMHHEEVPQAGPGDNVGFNVRGVGKDDIRRGDVCGPADDPPTVAETFKAQIVVMQHPSVITAGYTPVFHAHTAQVACTIEAIDQKINPKTGEVAEENPDFIKSGDAAVVTVRPQKPLSIEPSGEIPELGSFAIRDMGQTIAAGKVLEVNER; this is encoded by the coding sequence ATGAGTGACAAACCGCATCAGAACCTGGCCATCATCGGCCACGTTGACCACGGAAAGAGTACGCTGGTCGGCCGCCTCCTGTTCGAGACAGGCTCCGTACCCGAGCACGTCATCGAGCAGTACCGAGAGGAAGCCGAAGAGAAGGGCAAGGGCGGCTTCGAGTTCGCCTACGTGATGGACAACCTCGCCGAGGAGCGCGAGCGCGGGGTCACCATCGACATCGCCCACCAAGAGTTCGACACCGACGAGTACTACTTCACCATCGTCGACTGTCCGGGCCACCGTGACTTCGTGAAGAACATGATCACGGGTGCCTCGCAGGCCGACAACGCCGTGCTCGTCGTCGCCGCCGACGACGGCGTCGCGCCGCAGACCCGCGAGCACGTCTTCCTCGCACGCACGCTGGGGATCAACGAGCTCATCATCGGCGTCAACAAGATGGACGTCGTCGACTACAGCGAGGACACCTACAACGACGTAAAGGAGGAGGTCCAGAAGCTCCTCAAGCAGGTCCGCTTCAAGTCCGACGACGCCACGTTCGTCCCCATCTCGGCGTTCGAGGGCGACAACGTCGCCGAGAAGTCCGGCACGATGGACTGGTACGACGGGCCGACCCTGCTCGAAGCCCTCAACGACCTGCCGGCGCCGGAGCCGCCGACGGACGCGCCGCTCCGTCTCCCCATCCAGGACGTCTACACCATCTCCGGCATCGGGACGGTCCCGGTCGGTCGGATCGAGACGGGGATCATGCAGCCCGGCGACAACGTCTCCTTCCAGCCATCTGACGTGGGTGGTGAAGTGAAAACGGTCGAGATGCACCACGAAGAGGTGCCCCAGGCCGGTCCCGGCGACAACGTCGGCTTCAACGTCCGCGGCGTCGGCAAGGACGATATCCGCCGTGGCGACGTCTGCGGCCCCGCCGACGACCCGCCGACGGTCGCCGAGACGTTCAAGGCCCAGATCGTCGTGATGCAGCACCCCTCGGTCATCACCGCGGGCTACACGCCGGTGTTCCACGCCCACACCGCGCAGGTCGCGTGTACCATCGAGGCCATCGACCAGAAGATCAACCCCAAGACGGGCGAGGTCGCCGAGGAGAACCCCGACTTCATCAAGTCGGGTGACGCCGCGGTCGTCACCGTGCGCCCCCAGAAGCCGCTCTCGATCGAGCCCTCGGGCGAGATTCCCGAGCTCGGGAGCTTCGCCATCCGCGACATGGGCCAGACCATCGCCGCCGGCAAGGTGCTCGAGGTCAACGAGCGATAA
- a CDS encoding homoserine dehydrogenase, whose protein sequence is MRLAVLGAGAVGGNVVDLAAAYGHRVVAFADSSSAAVDGDGIDGAAALDRKELEGVVGDGDPADALAADYDVLVEATPTTLGDADPGFSHVRTALERDRHVVLANKGPVAERYRDLRRTEADSDGRVLFEATVGGAMPVLSTIDDYGPGHIAAARGVLNGTANFVLSRMAAEGLGYEHVLAEAQDLGVAEADPSFDVEGTDAALKCVILANVLSEARGGEEFTLADADVEGIKAIPGSALDLATEDGRTIRLIAEATPERVRVGPRLVPQHGALAVTGTQNIVQLETRHAGQLNVSGRGAGGPETATAVLADVGRLER, encoded by the coding sequence ATGCGGCTCGCGGTGCTCGGCGCGGGCGCGGTCGGCGGCAACGTCGTCGATCTCGCCGCCGCGTACGGGCACAGGGTGGTCGCGTTCGCGGACTCGTCGTCGGCGGCCGTCGACGGCGACGGGATCGACGGCGCGGCGGCGCTCGACCGGAAGGAACTGGAGGGCGTCGTCGGCGACGGCGATCCGGCGGACGCGCTCGCGGCCGACTACGACGTGCTCGTCGAGGCGACGCCGACGACGCTCGGGGACGCCGACCCCGGCTTCTCACACGTCCGAACGGCGCTCGAACGGGACCGCCACGTCGTGCTCGCGAACAAGGGGCCGGTCGCGGAACGCTACCGCGATCTCAGGCGGACCGAGGCGGACAGCGACGGGCGGGTGTTGTTCGAGGCGACCGTCGGCGGGGCGATGCCGGTGCTGTCGACCATCGACGACTACGGTCCCGGCCACATCGCCGCCGCACGCGGCGTGTTGAACGGGACGGCGAACTTCGTTCTCTCGCGGATGGCCGCCGAAGGCCTGGGGTACGAGCACGTCCTCGCGGAGGCACAGGACCTCGGTGTCGCCGAGGCCGACCCGTCGTTCGACGTCGAGGGGACCGACGCGGCGCTGAAATGTGTCATCCTCGCGAACGTGCTGAGCGAGGCGCGCGGCGGCGAGGAGTTCACGCTGGCGGACGCCGACGTGGAGGGGATCAAGGCGATTCCCGGCAGCGCGCTCGACCTCGCGACGGAGGACGGTCGGACGATCCGGCTCATCGCGGAGGCGACGCCGGAGCGGGTTCGGGTCGGCCCGCGGCTCGTCCCACAGCACGGCGCGCTCGCCGTGACGGGCACGCAGAACATCGTCCAGCTGGAAACCCGACACGCCGGCCAGCTGAACGTCAGCGGGCGCGGTGCCGGCGGGCCGGAGACCGCCACCGCGGTACTCGCTGACGTCGGACGGCTCGAACGGTAA
- a CDS encoding amino acid-binding protein: MTDAARNDAAREEAGVADADAEARQETDGGERPQAHTVRLELADEPGQLLAALKPIAENGGNLLSIFHERGNITPRGRIPVEVDLECPPDRFEGIVDALRTEGITVIQAGAERYGEELNILLVGHLVDTDLSDTLHRIERSTEASLSDLSLSAPEGTDQPSSARLRLATRPGETENALALVREIAADKELHVIEPLTEGSK, translated from the coding sequence CGCCGCCCGGAACGACGCGGCTCGGGAGGAGGCGGGCGTCGCCGACGCGGACGCCGAGGCCCGACAGGAGACCGACGGGGGCGAACGGCCGCAGGCGCACACGGTCCGGTTGGAACTCGCCGACGAACCGGGGCAGTTGCTCGCCGCGCTCAAACCCATCGCGGAGAACGGCGGCAACCTCCTGTCGATCTTCCACGAACGTGGGAACATCACCCCGCGCGGGCGGATCCCCGTCGAGGTCGATCTCGAGTGCCCGCCGGACCGGTTCGAGGGGATCGTCGACGCGCTCCGGACGGAGGGCATCACCGTCATCCAGGCGGGTGCGGAGCGGTACGGCGAGGAGCTGAACATCCTGCTCGTCGGACATCTGGTCGACACCGACCTCTCCGACACGCTCCACCGGATCGAGCGGTCGACGGAGGCGTCGCTGTCGGATCTGTCGCTGTCGGCCCCCGAAGGGACCGACCAGCCGTCGAGCGCGCGGCTCCGGCTGGCGACCCGGCCGGGCGAGACGGAGAACGCGCTCGCGTTGGTCCGGGAGATCGCCGCCGACAAGGAACTCCACGTCATCGAGCCGCTGACGGAGGGCTCGAAATGA